In Terriglobales bacterium, the sequence ATGTATTGCAATCCCAGCTTCTGATAGATCTCCTCCTCCACGCTTCCCGCCACGCGCTCCTGGTTGTCGAGCCGAGCCAGTCCGTATTCGCTCAACGTGTAACCCATTTTCAGCGCCCGCTGCCGCAGGCTCACGTTGTGTGACTTCGACCCGGTGAAGTACTGCATGGCCGCGCCAAACGAATCACGGGGAAGCAGGCGAACGTCCACCTGCATAGTGCTGCGGAGTTTGAAGCTGACCTTGTTATCACCTCGGGCAAGCACATCCAGAATTCCGGGAAAGCGAAGGATATGGTCAATCAAGGCAGCGCGCTGGCCGGAATCTTCGCAGGCGGTGCCCGTAACCAGGATGTCGAGGTCGCCAACCGTTTCCCGGCCGCGGCGCAATGAGCCGGCAGGCGTGACCTTATCCACGCCCTGGATTTTCCTTATGTGATCGCTTAGTCTATGTGCCACCTGTTCCGCATCGTCGAGGAGAAAACGTCCGGCGATTCGCTTATAGTCGGCGATGGATTTCAGAATTCTCTCTTCCTGTTTTTTCCCCATGCGGGGCAGCTCGCGAATCTTGGCTTCGCGCGCCAATTTTTCTACACCATCCACATCCGCGATCTGATAGGCGCTCCAGATCAGCGCGATCGTCTTGGGACCCAGGCCGGAAATCTTCAAAAGCTCAAGCATCGTAGGACGATATTTGGTGAGCAGTTCGGTGTGTAATTGCAGTTTGCCTTCCTGACAAATCTCCCTCACATTGGCGGCCATCCCTTTGCCGATGCCGGGGATTTCCAGCAGTTTCTTGGGATCACACAACAGAGACTCCGCCGGCTCGGTCAGGCTCTCGATGGCTTCGCCGGCGCGACGATAGGAGCGGATGCGAAAGGGATCGCCGCCATCGATCTCGATCAGATCTGCGGTTTCGTAGAGGATGCCTGCTATCGTCCTATTGTCCACTGGTATTGTCGTCCCCCGCCCGGGACTGGGCCAGGGGCTGAGCTACTGGCAAGAATTGTAGCTCCCGCGCAACCTTCTGTCCCGCAGTCGCACGCCTACGGCGAGTAGGGTTCTCCCGCCCACGGCCTCCCGTCCATTGCGGCCGGCGTGGCTATCGAATCGACGACACAATCGGCGCCGATTGCAGCTATTGTGCGACGGCTTTGGTGACGTTGGCGGCTTGCGGACCCTTCTGACCGTCAACAATTTCAAACTCCACGTCATCGCCCTCCTGCAGGCTGCGGTAGCCTTCGGCGGTGATTCCTGAGTAGTGCACGAACACGTCCGGACCATCGTCGCGCCCGATGAACCCGTACCCTTTGGCGTTGTTGAACCACTTTACCTTTCCCTTAATACGAGCCACTTTCTCACCTTCCTCCGCTGATTTAGCTGGTTAAAGAACTCAGGCAAGCCGCCTCGGCCCAGCATTGGAACCCGAATACACAGACGAATCCCGGACGTGGGCTGTATGGCGCGTGGGACCAAGTGGAAGGGCGGATCGGCTGCTCTATTACTTCTATTCTCCAAAGCCGTGGAAACGTTGTCAACCCGAGAAACAGCAAAAACAGCGCATCTACGGCGACTTTTCGACCCTTTTTCTGTCCAGCCATAGAGTGCCGATGATCGTCTTAGCATCTGCAATACCCCCGTTCATCACCATGCGGACAGCCTGGGAGAGCGAGAAGAAGCGGGTGCGAATCGCTTCATCGTCTTCCGGTTGCGCTACGCCCCGATCCAGCCCGGTAGCTAGGTAGATGGCCATGGTCTCATCCAGGAAGCCCGGACTGGGATAAAAGTAGAGGACGCGTCGCCAGTGTTTTGCCTTAAACCCGGTTTCCTCCAAAAGTTCTCGTTGGGCGGCCGGAAGTTCGTCCTCGCCCTCATCTATCCGTCCCGCCGGCAGTTCCCAGAGGAACTGATTGGCGGCATACCGGTACTGTCGCTCTAGTAGGATGCGAACTTCCTGCCTCGCGACGCCTGATCGGCCTTTATTGGTTTTGCCGCCTTCGTCTAGCGCCAGGATCACTACCGAACCCGAGTGCCGCACAATGTCCCGCCACGTCTGGATGCCGCCGGGTTCCTTCACCTGGTCGCTGGTGACCTGAAACACCGGCCCGCGATAGGGCACTTTGGATGACAGGATTCGTACAGAAGTGGTACTGGCCTTTTTCGTTCTCTTGCGCATCCCCCCAATATAGGCGAGAAGCGCAACTTGTGGGTGCCTTGCCTTTGCTATCCGTCAGGTGTTGCCTTTGTGGCCGATGCCTGCATTTTGTCAGTTGACGTATATTTCTCCCCGCCAATGGTGAATCTGCTTGCAACTAGCTGGAATCTGGCTTGGCCCGTCCCGGGTTGCGGCTTTCTCGTAGTTCTTTTTCACGCTTTTCAAACGCCTGATTGATCCGTTCAACCAACTTCATGAGCTTGTCGGGATCCAACTCCTTACTCGCTTGTTCGCACAATTCTCGCCATTCCTTATCTCCGGACATGAGACTCCCTGGAAACCCGTGGTGAATGCAGCGCAAATCCTGGAAAAATGTAAGGAAAAACCGCTATCGCCGTCTGTCAGGCATCCGACAAAGCTGCAGCGTCGCGCCGAGGTAGGAGGGTGGTCGGAAACTGCCGGTGTCCCGGGTTCGCGTCGTGCAGTTCGGCGCTAACCTGGGATGAATACTCTCAAGACTGCCTGATCTGGAAGTGGGGGTCTCCGCGAGATTGACGGGATCGTGAGTGTCCTCAGGACCGACGCAGATGTCACAACAGATCCTACTCGTGCTGCCTCTGGCCTGATATCCTGCGCGGTCTCTGTGATTTCAGATGGCGAAACCAACCATAACCATTGTTGGGACGGGAGCGCTGGGGACGGCGCTGCTGGTAAATCTGGCGCGCAAGGGCTATCCGATCAAAGAAATCGTATCCCGAAAAGGGCGCCTGCCCTTGATTGGTAACAGGGCTTTGCCTCGAGCGAAGAGTCTTTCGCCTAAGCTAATCTCGCCCGCCGGCGCGCGATTATCTGCAAAGGTCATCTGGATCTGCGTGCGTGATTCGGGCATCCGAGAATGTGCCGAGGGCTTCGCGGATCGGATTGATTGGCGCGGGCACATCGTCTTGCATTCCAGCGGTGCGCTGACCTCCGACGAGCTCTCCGCCCTGCGAGTTCGTGGCGCTGCGGTGGCTTCTGTTCATCCCATGATGACGTTTGTTTCCGGCGCGCAACCTCGTCTAGAGGGGATCTGGTTCGCGATTGAAGGCGATATTGAGGCACGCCGCGTCGCGGAGCGGATCGTGGCAGACTTCGGAGGGCACAGCTTTGTTATCCCCAAGTCGAAGAAGCCGCTCTACCACACGTTTGGAGCATTTCTCTCGCCGCTGATCATTGCTCATCTGGCACTTACGGAACGCCTGGGGGCAGCCGCCGGTGTTCCAGGCTCGCGCGTGCAGTCGGTGATGCGGCCAATTCTGGAGCAGACGCTGGCCAACTACACCAAATTGGGGCCGGCAGGTGCTTTGAGTGGACCACTCGCCCGAGGAGATGTCGAAACGATAAGACGTAACCTCAAAGCTCTATCGAAACTCGCGGATGCAAAACAGATTTACATTGACTTGGTGCGTTCCGCTATGCGGACACTGCCGGTTAAGAATCGGAGAGGGCTACAAGAAATGCTGCGCGGCGCTGTCACTCGGCGCTAGGAAGCTTATTGGAGACCAGCCAAGAGCGGCGAGGAGCTGTTGTTCTACGCTGCAGAATGGCTACTTCTTTGGCCAGGGTGGGGTAGTTCCACACTCATGGTGACCCGGTTCGCGCCGTGCAGTTCGTCGCATCAGGTCCCGGCTAGCGAACGTCTAAAACTCCTTGAACAGATGCCCTAATTTTTCTTTCTTGGTCTTCAGATAGGTTTCCGAATAAGCCGAGCCCGGCTCCACTTCGCATGGGACACGTTCGACTACCTCGACACCCGCCTTCTGCACCGCCGAGACCTTCTCTGGATTGTTCGATAGCAGCCTGATCCGTTGCAGTCCCAGTGCCTTGAGCACGGCAGCGGGAAGCTCGTATTCGCGCTCGTCGGCTTTAAAGCCCAGGCGCTCGTTAGCTTCCACGGTATCGAGGCCGGCGTCCTGCAGGGCATAGGCTTGCAGTTTGGCCATTAACCCGATGCCGCGGCCCTCCTGCTGTTCGTACACCAGAACCCCGGAGCCGGCGTCTGCAATCAAGCTCAAGGCCATCTCCAGTTGCTGGCGGCAGTCGCAACGCAGGGAGTGGAACACATCGCCGGTAAGACACTGCGAGTGAATACGCACCAGCGGGGGCGCGCTCTGGAGATCTCCCATCACCAGCGCGACGGCGCTTTCCGCCTGACGCTCCCCCACAAGATGCGCAGTCGTGGCGCTGTCTGGGACCGCTGGCATTACTTCTTCAAAGCCATAAATCCGAAAATGTCCCCAACGGGTAGGGAAATCGGCCTCCGCCACCTTCTTTACCTGCATGGAAAGGGTCACCCCTGAATTATAAGCGGCAGGTAGGGCGCGAAGCGCCCTTGCCTGACCAGAAGAGTGTGCGCGGTATTCACAAGACGGCAATTTTGTTGTTCGTTGACGTGATCTTGTTACTCGTTGACGTAATAGCAATGAAATGCCGGGTGGCTTTTGCGCGTGCGCATACGCGCTGATAAAATCGTGAATGTTCCCAGTCTTCTCTGTCGTGGGGCTATAGCTCAGCTGGGAGAGCGCATCGTTCGCAACGATGAGGTCGTCGGTTCGATCCCGACTAGCTCCACCATGTATCGTCTGCCGCACAGACCTTGCTAGCTGCCTGTCCGCTGAAGCTTTCAGCTCGCCGTGAATTTTCGAAACAGCCAGAGCGGACCGACGCTTAGAAATCTAGCAATTGCCACCGGGAGTTGGCGCAGGTCCTCCAGAAAAGAAGTACGATTCGCTCCTACCAGCAAATTTCCCTGACACATCACGTACCAATTGAACAGGGCAGACACCGCCGCAATCACTGAAGAAACAAGAACCGCGGTGTGGCGGTGCGGCGTTCCGCGATACGCATGCACCCACCATTCCAGTGCCTGTCCGGCTGTGGGAACCCCAATGA encodes:
- the polX gene encoding DNA polymerase/3'-5' exonuclease PolX, yielding MDNRTIAGILYETADLIEIDGGDPFRIRSYRRAGEAIESLTEPAESLLCDPKKLLEIPGIGKGMAANVREICQEGKLQLHTELLTKYRPTMLELLKISGLGPKTIALIWSAYQIADVDGVEKLAREAKIRELPRMGKKQEERILKSIADYKRIAGRFLLDDAEQVAHRLSDHIRKIQGVDKVTPAGSLRRGRETVGDLDILVTGTACEDSGQRAALIDHILRFPGILDVLARGDNKVSFKLRSTMQVDVRLLPRDSFGAAMQYFTGSKSHNVSLRQRALKMGYTLSEYGLARLDNQERVAGSVEEEIYQKLGLQYIPPELRENQGEIEAAESGTLPTLITEQDLLGDVHMHTVETDGRNTIEEMVEAARARGYKYMAITDHSQNLAFANGLDDERALEHIRRIRTADQQIEGIKVFAGVEVDILADGSLDLSDFVLEQMDLVIASVHSHFNQGPQEMTDRLLKALANPHVSILGHPTGRLLLRRDAYPYDMEAVMAAAAKNRVAMELNAYPDRLDLNDRHLRMAKERGVKTVINTDSHHTSHMEKIRYGVLQARRGWLTKAEVLNTLPVDRFARAMKKEWDQNLAA
- a CDS encoding cold shock domain-containing protein is translated as MARIKGKVKWFNNAKGYGFIGRDDGPDVFVHYSGITAEGYRSLQEGDDVEFEIVDGQKGPQAANVTKAVAQ
- a CDS encoding NUDIX hydrolase gives rise to the protein MRKRTKKASTTSVRILSSKVPYRGPVFQVTSDQVKEPGGIQTWRDIVRHSGSVVILALDEGGKTNKGRSGVARQEVRILLERQYRYAANQFLWELPAGRIDEGEDELPAAQRELLEETGFKAKHWRRVLYFYPSPGFLDETMAIYLATGLDRGVAQPEDDEAIRTRFFSLSQAVRMVMNGGIADAKTIIGTLWLDRKRVEKSP
- a CDS encoding Rossmann-like and DUF2520 domain-containing protein, whose product is MAKPTITIVGTGALGTALLVNLARKGYPIKEIVSRKGRLPLIGNRALPRAKSLSPKLISPAGARLSAKVIWICVRDSGIRECAEGFADRIDWRGHIVLHSSGALTSDELSALRVRGAAVASVHPMMTFVSGAQPRLEGIWFAIEGDIEARRVAERIVADFGGHSFVIPKSKKPLYHTFGAFLSPLIIAHLALTERLGAAAGVPGSRVQSVMRPILEQTLANYTKLGPAGALSGPLARGDVETIRRNLKALSKLADAKQIYIDLVRSAMRTLPVKNRRGLQEMLRGAVTRR
- the ribA gene encoding GTP cyclohydrolase II is translated as MQVKKVAEADFPTRWGHFRIYGFEEVMPAVPDSATTAHLVGERQAESAVALVMGDLQSAPPLVRIHSQCLTGDVFHSLRCDCRQQLEMALSLIADAGSGVLVYEQQEGRGIGLMAKLQAYALQDAGLDTVEANERLGFKADEREYELPAAVLKALGLQRIRLLSNNPEKVSAVQKAGVEVVERVPCEVEPGSAYSETYLKTKKEKLGHLFKEF